From a single Oreochromis niloticus isolate F11D_XX linkage group LG3, O_niloticus_UMD_NMBU, whole genome shotgun sequence genomic region:
- the LOC106096876 gene encoding protein starmaker-like isoform X2, translated as MTQHKDRRSSKSRHSVWTTVFFHSVIILQLTQINAEADIEITEVSPGVLECKSKGWYPEPEVFWLESEGKIIPAGSKEILRGPDDLYVLSSRLTLEKGHSNNITCRIQQNNQYREAKIHAPDALSARSTIAGLIAGVVFIIFVAFLVWKWRKYNMETKKCSNDGESQRRSMNKTHPSVIESDKAPLLKQDKVEVNDTAHVSTEPESSCQNEGEKEYDIANKNIPQTRKSGTQKNNNQPGRETANDLYRNDEAQSGNGRQAQPEQFENNTESRKDEIPNQSLMDDSGQEHQPKQGQEAKNDTSTEENKNKTQTINDETAPQSASAEEGKQSTHSEGKEMKCQHSNSGVNVYINGEKNTPTSQESGTNQNQSGSDVAANASETPAKKPDSEESQLEKPTIMSEGQKEEAGGKIISPAFNNKHGNRYNETQDLPDENKTLPSHSGANETNQDQLDSNTQEKQSGNNPTTDQILTGVDHQQQQQPREGQETKRDSEKHVKDGNGDETQTTNNKTADSNNKDTSQNDPSEGKEPKDDKEKVCKSKNKAQPLDPEVITTNQEQSGSEPQLNTEEKQSGNTQTTDESPIEGGQQEEQLRKSSDAKSVPEDEKKDSNGDETQTTNNKTADSADKDISQGGNPKENTEKDSNSKAGAQPSDPEVSTTNQKKPGKGLTSVEKNQSVKSTTEDQSEQQELSTEEEELENDAEEAQDTEVD; from the exons ATGACTCAACACAAGGACAGACGATCCTCTAAATCTCGACACAGTGTATGGACTACAGTGTTTTTCCACTCTGTTATCATTCTTCAACTGACACAGATCAATGCAG aagctGATATTGAAATAACTGAGGTCAGCCCTGGAGTGTTAGAATGTAAATCCAAAGGCTGGTATCCAGAGCCGGAGGTGTTTTGGCTGGAGAGCGAGGGAAAGATCATCCCTGCTGGGTCTAAAGAGATATTGAGAGGTCCTGATGACCTCTATGTCCTCAGCAGCAGACTGACTCTGGAAAAAGGACACAGCAACAATATCACCTGTAGAATCCAACAAAACAACCAATACAGAGAAGCCAAGATCCATGCTCCAg ATGCTTTATCAGCTAGATCTACCATTGCTGGTTTGATTGCTGgagttgtgtttattatttttgtcgCTTTTCTTGTTTGGAAATGGAGAAAATACAATATGG AGACCAAAAAGTGCTCTAACGATGGAGAATCACAGCGTAGAAGCATGAATAAAACACACCCGTCAGTTATAGAATCAGATAAAGCACCTCTGTTGAAGCAAGATAAGGTAGAAGTGAATGACACTGCACATGTCAGTACAGAACCTGAATCTTCGTGTCAAAACGAGGGGGAAAAGGAGTATGATATTGCCAACAAAAATATTCCTCAGACAAGAAAAAGtggcacacaaaaaaataataaccaaCCAGGAAGAGAGACAGCAAATGATCTATACAGAAATGATGAGGCCCAATCAGGTAATGGGAGACAAGCACAACCTGAGCAATTTGAGAATAACACCGAGAGCAGAAAGGATGAAATCCCAAATCAGAGTCTGATGGATGACAGTGGACAAGAACATCAGCCTAAACAAGGACAAGAAGCAAAGAATGATACCAGCActgaggaaaacaaaaataaaacacaaactatAAATGATGAAACAGCACCTCAGAGTGCAAGTGCAGAAGAAGGGAAACAAAGTACTCATTCTGAGGGCAAAGAAATGAAATGCCAACACAGCAATAGCGGTGTGAATGTTTATATAAATGGTGAGAAAAATACTCCCACATCACAAGAAAGTGGGACAAACCAAAATCAGAGTGGTAGTGATGTTGCTGCAAACGCATCAGAAACACCCGCAAAGAAGCCTGATTCTGAGGAAAGCCAGTTAGAAAAACCAACTATAATGAGTGAAGGTCAAAAAGAAGAAGCtggagggaaaatcatcagTCCAGCGTTTAATAACAAACATGGGAATAGATATAATGAAACGCAAGATCTACCTGATGAAAACAAAACTCTGCCTTCACATTCAGGAGCAAATGAAACAAACCAAGACCAGTTAGATAGTAATACTCAGGAAAAGCAGTCAGGAAATAATCCAACAACAGATCAGATTTTAACAGGTGTTgatcatcaacaacaacaacagcccaGAGAAGGACAAGAAACAAAAAGGGATTCAGAAAAACATGTGAAGGATGGAAATGGAGATGAAACACAAActacaaataataaaacagcaGATTCAAATAACAAAGACACAAGTCAAAATGATCCATCAGAGGGAAAAGAGCCAAAGGATGACAAGGAGAAAGTTTGCAAGTCAAAAAACAAAGCTCAGCCTTTGGATCCAGAAGTCATTACAACAAACCAAGAGCAGTCAGGCAGTGAACCACAGCTTAATACTGAGGAAAAACAGTCAGGAAATACTCAAACAACAGATGAGAGTCCAATAGAAGGAGGTCAACAAGAAGAACAGTTGAGGAAATCAAGTGATGCAAAAAGTGTTCCAGAGGACGAGAAAAAGGATTCGAATGGAGATGAAACACAAActacaaataataaaacagcaGATTCAGCTGACAAAGACATAAGTCAGGGAGGAAACccaaaggaaaacacagagaaagatAGCAACTCGAAAGCCGGTGCTCAGCCTTCAGATCCAGAAGTCAGTACAACAAACCAAAAGAAGCCTGGCAAAGGTCTCACCTCAGtggaaaaaaatcagtcagtaAAAAGTACAACAGAAGATCAGAGTGAACAACAAGAACTgtccacagaagaagaagaattagaAAATGATGCAGAAGAAGCTCAAGACACAGAAG TTGACTGA
- the LOC106096876 gene encoding protein starmaker-like isoform X1, which translates to MTQHKDRRSSKSRHSVWTTVFFHSVIILQLTQINAGESLTNSHYRMLAVIGQTQDIVLPCKLDHPMDVVDGMVEWSRSDLNPRFVHVWRSGEDHLVGQNPSYKNRTSVSTEKLKTGDVSLKITKVRLSDEGTYRCFTPGLNADFSVELVVEADIEITEVSPGVLECKSKGWYPEPEVFWLESEGKIIPAGSKEILRGPDDLYVLSSRLTLEKGHSNNITCRIQQNNQYREAKIHAPDALSARSTIAGLIAGVVFIIFVAFLVWKWRKYNMETKKCSNDGESQRRSMNKTHPSVIESDKAPLLKQDKVEVNDTAHVSTEPESSCQNEGEKEYDIANKNIPQTRKSGTQKNNNQPGRETANDLYRNDEAQSGNGRQAQPEQFENNTESRKDEIPNQSLMDDSGQEHQPKQGQEAKNDTSTEENKNKTQTINDETAPQSASAEEGKQSTHSEGKEMKCQHSNSGVNVYINGEKNTPTSQESGTNQNQSGSDVAANASETPAKKPDSEESQLEKPTIMSEGQKEEAGGKIISPAFNNKHGNRYNETQDLPDENKTLPSHSGANETNQDQLDSNTQEKQSGNNPTTDQILTGVDHQQQQQPREGQETKRDSEKHVKDGNGDETQTTNNKTADSNNKDTSQNDPSEGKEPKDDKEKVCKSKNKAQPLDPEVITTNQEQSGSEPQLNTEEKQSGNTQTTDESPIEGGQQEEQLRKSSDAKSVPEDEKKDSNGDETQTTNNKTADSADKDISQGGNPKENTEKDSNSKAGAQPSDPEVSTTNQKKPGKGLTSVEKNQSVKSTTEDQSEQQELSTEEEELENDAEEAQDTEVD; encoded by the exons ATGACTCAACACAAGGACAGACGATCCTCTAAATCTCGACACAGTGTATGGACTACAGTGTTTTTCCACTCTGTTATCATTCTTCAACTGACACAGATCAATGCAG GTGAATCTCTGACAAACAGTCACTATCGAATGTTGGCAGTAATTGGTCAGACTCAAGACATCGTCCTACCATGCAAATTGGATCATCCTATGGATGTCGTGGATGGGATGGTGGAGTGGTCAAGATCTGACCTGAATCCCAGATTTGTCCATGTGTGGCGGTCAGGTGAAGATCATCTGGTTGGCCAAAACCCATCCTACAAGAACAGAACGTCAGTGTCCACTGAGAAACTGaaaacaggagatgtatcactgaaAATTACCAAAGTGAGACTGTCAGATGAAGGAACATACAGGTGCTTCACTCCAGGACTGAATGCAGATTTTAGTGTTGAACTTGTTGTCG aagctGATATTGAAATAACTGAGGTCAGCCCTGGAGTGTTAGAATGTAAATCCAAAGGCTGGTATCCAGAGCCGGAGGTGTTTTGGCTGGAGAGCGAGGGAAAGATCATCCCTGCTGGGTCTAAAGAGATATTGAGAGGTCCTGATGACCTCTATGTCCTCAGCAGCAGACTGACTCTGGAAAAAGGACACAGCAACAATATCACCTGTAGAATCCAACAAAACAACCAATACAGAGAAGCCAAGATCCATGCTCCAg ATGCTTTATCAGCTAGATCTACCATTGCTGGTTTGATTGCTGgagttgtgtttattatttttgtcgCTTTTCTTGTTTGGAAATGGAGAAAATACAATATGG AGACCAAAAAGTGCTCTAACGATGGAGAATCACAGCGTAGAAGCATGAATAAAACACACCCGTCAGTTATAGAATCAGATAAAGCACCTCTGTTGAAGCAAGATAAGGTAGAAGTGAATGACACTGCACATGTCAGTACAGAACCTGAATCTTCGTGTCAAAACGAGGGGGAAAAGGAGTATGATATTGCCAACAAAAATATTCCTCAGACAAGAAAAAGtggcacacaaaaaaataataaccaaCCAGGAAGAGAGACAGCAAATGATCTATACAGAAATGATGAGGCCCAATCAGGTAATGGGAGACAAGCACAACCTGAGCAATTTGAGAATAACACCGAGAGCAGAAAGGATGAAATCCCAAATCAGAGTCTGATGGATGACAGTGGACAAGAACATCAGCCTAAACAAGGACAAGAAGCAAAGAATGATACCAGCActgaggaaaacaaaaataaaacacaaactatAAATGATGAAACAGCACCTCAGAGTGCAAGTGCAGAAGAAGGGAAACAAAGTACTCATTCTGAGGGCAAAGAAATGAAATGCCAACACAGCAATAGCGGTGTGAATGTTTATATAAATGGTGAGAAAAATACTCCCACATCACAAGAAAGTGGGACAAACCAAAATCAGAGTGGTAGTGATGTTGCTGCAAACGCATCAGAAACACCCGCAAAGAAGCCTGATTCTGAGGAAAGCCAGTTAGAAAAACCAACTATAATGAGTGAAGGTCAAAAAGAAGAAGCtggagggaaaatcatcagTCCAGCGTTTAATAACAAACATGGGAATAGATATAATGAAACGCAAGATCTACCTGATGAAAACAAAACTCTGCCTTCACATTCAGGAGCAAATGAAACAAACCAAGACCAGTTAGATAGTAATACTCAGGAAAAGCAGTCAGGAAATAATCCAACAACAGATCAGATTTTAACAGGTGTTgatcatcaacaacaacaacagcccaGAGAAGGACAAGAAACAAAAAGGGATTCAGAAAAACATGTGAAGGATGGAAATGGAGATGAAACACAAActacaaataataaaacagcaGATTCAAATAACAAAGACACAAGTCAAAATGATCCATCAGAGGGAAAAGAGCCAAAGGATGACAAGGAGAAAGTTTGCAAGTCAAAAAACAAAGCTCAGCCTTTGGATCCAGAAGTCATTACAACAAACCAAGAGCAGTCAGGCAGTGAACCACAGCTTAATACTGAGGAAAAACAGTCAGGAAATACTCAAACAACAGATGAGAGTCCAATAGAAGGAGGTCAACAAGAAGAACAGTTGAGGAAATCAAGTGATGCAAAAAGTGTTCCAGAGGACGAGAAAAAGGATTCGAATGGAGATGAAACACAAActacaaataataaaacagcaGATTCAGCTGACAAAGACATAAGTCAGGGAGGAAACccaaaggaaaacacagagaaagatAGCAACTCGAAAGCCGGTGCTCAGCCTTCAGATCCAGAAGTCAGTACAACAAACCAAAAGAAGCCTGGCAAAGGTCTCACCTCAGtggaaaaaaatcagtcagtaAAAAGTACAACAGAAGATCAGAGTGAACAACAAGAACTgtccacagaagaagaagaattagaAAATGATGCAGAAGAAGCTCAAGACACAGAAG TTGACTGA